A section of the Saccopteryx leptura isolate mSacLep1 chromosome 6, mSacLep1_pri_phased_curated, whole genome shotgun sequence genome encodes:
- the GPER1 gene encoding G-protein coupled estrogen receptor 1, translating to MGVNSPEPVFGMEMSTTTYNGTPAALNLSHTLASWALANQTGELSAHQQYAIGLFLSCLYTVFLFPIGFVGNLLILVVNISFREKMTIPDLYFINLAAADLILVADSLIEVFNLDEQYYDIAVLCTFMSLFLQINMYSSVFFLTWMSFDRYLALARAMRCSLFRTKQHARLSCGLIWMASVSATLVPFTAVHLQHTGDVCFCFADVKEIQWLEVTLGFVIPFAIIGLCYSLIVRALVTAHRHRGLRPRRQKALRMILAVVLVFFVCWLPENVFISVHLLRRTQPGAAPCQQSFRHAYPLTGHIVNLAAFSNSCLNPLIYSFLGETFRDKLRLYIAQKTNMSALNRFCHSALKAVIPDSAEQPEVKFSSAA from the coding sequence ATGGGTGTGAATTCTCCAGAGCCCGTCTTCGGCATGGAGATGAGCACTACCACCTACAACGGCACCCCAGCGGCACTCAACCTGTCCCACACCCTGGCCAGCTGGGCGCTGGCGAACCAGACGGGCGAGCTCTCGGCGCACCAGCAGTACGCCATCGGGCTCTTCCTGTCCTGCCTCTACACCGTCTTCCTCTTCCCCATCGGCTTCGTGGGGAACCTGCTGATCCTGGTGGTGAACATCAGCTTCCGGGAGAAGATGACCATCCCCGACCTGTACTTCATCAACCTGGCGGCGGCGGACCTCATCCTGGTGGCTGACTCCCTGATCGAGGTGTTCAACCTGGACGAGCAGTACTACGACATCGCCGTGCTGTGCACCTTCATGTCCCTCTTCCTGCAGATCAACATGTACAGCAGCGTCTTCTTCCTCACCTGGATGAGCTTCGACCGCTACCTGGCGCTGGCGAGGGCCATGCGCTGCAGCCTGTTCCGCACCAAGCAGCACGCCAGGCTCAGCTGCGGCCTCATCTGGATGGCCTCGGTCTCCGCCACGCTGGTGCCCTTCACCGCGGTGCACCTGCAGCACACGGGGGACGTCTGCTTCTGCTTCGCGGACGTCAAGGAGATCCAGTGGCTGGAGGTCACCCTGGGCTTCGTCATCCCCTTCGCCATCATTGGCCTCTGCTACTCGCTCATCGTGCGGGCGCTGGTCACGGCCCACCGGCACCGGGGCCTGCGCCCCCGCCGGCAGAAGGCCCTGCGGATGATCCTGGCCGTCGTCCTCGTCTTCTTCGTCTGCTGGCTGCCCGAGAACGTCTTCATCAGCGTGCACCTGCTGCGGCGCACCCAGCCAGGGGCCGCGCCCTGCCAGCAGTCCTTCCGCCACGCCTACCCCCTCACCGGCCACATCGTCAACCTCGCGGCCTTCTCCAACAGCTGCCTGAACCCCCTCATCTACAGCTTCCTCGGGGAGACCTTCAGGGACAAGCTGAGGCTGTACATCGCGCAGAAAACAAACATGTCGGCTCTGAACCGCTTCTGCCACTCGGCCCTCAAGGCAGTCATCCCAGACAGCGCGGAGCAGCCAGAGGTGAAGTTCAGCAGCGCGGCCTAG